The following are from one region of the Sorghum bicolor cultivar BTx623 chromosome 2, Sorghum_bicolor_NCBIv3, whole genome shotgun sequence genome:
- the LOC8055840 gene encoding uncharacterized protein LOC8055840 — translation MCCCPSKACCICTLIILVLVAVGLVFGFGIYTRGFHKLTSNIHLQDGAAAGSFRAYGGHLAPPPY, via the coding sequence ATGTGCTGCTGCCCGAGCAAGGCGTGCTGCATCTGCACGCTCATCATCCTGGTGCTGGTGGCCGTCGGCCTCGTCTTCGGCTTCGGCATCTACACCCGCGGCTTCCACAAGCTCACCAGCAACATCCACCTCCaggacggcgccgccgccggctcctTCCGCGCCTACGGCGGCCACCTCGCCCCGCCGCCGTACTAG
- the LOC8063761 gene encoding pentatricopeptide repeat-containing protein At3g24000, mitochondrial, which produces MRKHHKLLFHHHLRRRTSKPYTSSAHLAAPFSFPSGPACSSSSSSGLRELDLLLTGELAPTPRVYHSIITACAQSKNLAGARAIHSHLSRSRLAGDGFLLNSLIHMYCKCGAVSDARHVFDGIPTRDVVSWTYLITGYAQNDMPAEALGLLPDMLRARFRPSGFTFTSFLKAAGACGGRGIGEQMHALAVKYNLDEDVYVGSALLDMYARCQQMDMAIRVFDWLDSKNEVSWNALIAGFARKGDGETTLMKFAEMQRNGFGATHFTYSSVFSALARIGALEQGRWVHAHMIKSGQKLTAFVANTILGMYAKSGSMVDARKVFDRVDQRDLVTWNTMLTAFAQYGLGKEAVAHFEEIRKYGIQLNQITFLSVLTACSHGGLVKEGKQYFDMMKDYNVEPEIDHYVSFVDLLGRAGLLKEALIFVFKMPMEPTAAVWGALLGACRMHKNAKIGQYAADHVFELDPEDTGPPVLLYNIYASTGQWDDAARVRKMMKATGVKKEPACSWVEIENSVHMFVADDSTHPKSEEIYRMWEEVNTRIKKAGYVPNTDYVLLHIKEQERETKLQYHSEKIALAFALINMPAGATIRIMKNIRICGDCHSAFRYVSEVFKREIVVRDTNRFHHFSNGSCSCGDYW; this is translated from the coding sequence atGAGAAAGCACCACAAACTTCTCTTCCACCACCATCTCCGTCGCCGAACCTCCAAGCCCTACACCTCGTCAGCTCACCTCGCGGCCCCCTTCTCCTTCCCCTCCGGCCccgcctgctcctcctcctcctcctccggcctcCGCGAACTCGACCTCCTGCTCACGGGCGAGCTCGCCCCGACCCCGCGCGTATACCACTCCATCATCACCGCGTGCGCACAGTCCAAGAACCTCGCCGGTGCCCGTGCCATCCACTCACACCTGTCCCGCTCCCGCCTCGCAGGCGATGGCTTCCTCCTCAACTCGCTCATCCACATGTACTGTAAGTGCGGCGCCGTGTCGGACGCGCGTCACGTGTTCGACGGAATACCCACCCGGGACGTGGTCTCATGGACCTACCTCATCACCGGGTATGCGCAGAACGACATGCCGGCAGAGGCCCTCGGTCTTCTACCCGACATGCTCAGGGCGCGGTTCAGGCCCAGCGGGTTCACGTTCACCAGCTTCCTCAAGGCGGCCGGCGCCTGCGGTGGCCGTGGCATTGGGGAGCAGATGCATGCGCTTGCTGTGAAGTACAACTTGGATGAGGATGTCTATGTGGGGAGTGCACTTCTGGACATGTACGCACGGTGTCAACAAATGGACATGGCCATTAGGGTGTTTGACTGGCTGGACTCGAAGAACGAGGTGTCTTGGAATGCGCTGATTGCTGGGTTTGCAAGGAAGGGCGATGGAGAGACCACATTGATGAAGTTTGCAGAGATGCAGAGGAATGGATTTGGGGCGACACACTTTACGTACTCAAGCGTGTTCTCTGCACTTGCTCGTATAGGTGCTCTTGAGCAGGGCAGATGGGTGCATGCACATATGATTAAGTCCGGGCAGAAGCTGACTGCCTTTGTCGCGAACACTATACTTGGCATGTATGCAAAGTCCGGGAGCATGGTTGATGCTAGAAAGGTGTTTGATCGTGTGGATCAGAGGGATCTAGTTACTTGGAACACAATGCTCACTGCATTCGCGCAGTATGGTCTTGGAAAGGAAGCGGTTGCTCATTTTGAGGAAATTAGAAAATATGGCATCCAGCTTAATCAGATCACCTTCCTTTCTGTCTTGACAGCTTGTAGTCATGGAGGCCTGGTGAAGGAGGGCAAGCAGTACTTTGACATGATGAAGGACTACAACGTGGAGCCTGAGATCGACCATTATGTTAGCTTTGTTGATCTTCTTGGTCGAGCTGGTTTATTGAAAGAAGCTCTGATCTTTGTGTTTAAAATGCCCATGGAACCAACAGCTGCTGTTTGGGGAGCCTTGCTTGGGGCTTGCAGAATGCATAAGAATGCTAAAATAGGGCAATATGCAGCTGATCATGTCTTTGAACTTGATCCAGAGGATACTGGTCCACCTGTGCTGTTGTATAACATATATGCTTCTACAGGTCAATGGGATGATGCTGCTAGAGTGAGGAAGATGATGAAGGCAACTGGTGTAAAGAAGGAGCCTGCATGCAGTTGGGTTGAGATTGAGAATTCGGTGCACATGTTTGTGGCAGATGACAGTACCCATCCGAAATCAGAAGAGATATATAGGATGTGGGAGGAGGTAAACACGAGGATTAAAAAAGCAGGATATGTCCCCAATACAGATTATGTGCTTCTGCATATAAAGGAGCAAGAGAGGGAGACAAAATTGCAGTACCATAGCGAGAAGATTGCACTTGCATTTGCACTGATCAACATGCCTGCAGGGGCAACGATTCGGATCATGAAGAACATTAGGATATGTGGGGATTGCCACTCTGCATTCAGATATGTCTCTGAAGTATTCAAAAGGGAGATTGTTGTGAGAGACACTAACAGATTCCACCATTTCAGCAACGGCTCTTGTTCTTGTGGAGATTATTGGTGA
- the LOC8055841 gene encoding uncharacterized protein LOC8055841, which produces MLGHAIPAARGAEFMAASASSLRGPAAPSTLFFFLLSYHHHRHHLAKPSSAQNLSHPILSSVCLLDRTSACMDQRPPERKAKRAREEEEEVHAAPPPDFPFEEAAAAGALGLGDVVVVGEASHQRPPPGVFQLPWQKCRGGLGVATSAPGELRDVFFRSLVDGGAASIGVPGDRLVSPPPSRRALLDGVDAWLAAAADGEVDPVWRSALMHGHGPRRVGVGEDGHGRTWARPAHASRVSPAWH; this is translated from the exons ATGTTGGGGCACGCGATCCCGGCGGCCCGTGGCGCGGAATTCAtggccgcctccgcctcctcccTCCGG GGCCCCGCCGCACCTAGCACcttgttcttcttcctcctctcgtaCCACCATCATCGACACCACCTCGCCAAGCCAAGCAGCGCGCAAAACCTCTCCCATCCGATCCTCTCTTCTGTGTGTCTCCTCGATCGCACGAG TGCGTGCATGGATCAGCGGCCACCGGAGCGCAAGGCGAAGCGCgcgagggaggaggaagaggaggtccACGCCGCACCGCCGCCGGACTTCCCCTTCGAGGAGGCGGCCGCGGCGGGGGCGCTGGGCTTGggcgacgtcgtcgtcgtcggggaGGCGTCGCATCAGCGGCCGCCGCCGGGGGTGTTCCAGCTCCCCTGGCAGAAGTGCCGCGGCGGGCTGGGCGTGGCGACGTCCGCCCCGGGGGAGCTGCGCGACGTCTTCTTCCGCTCCCTCGTCGACGGGGGCGCCGCGTCCATCGGCGTGCCGGGGGACCGGCTGGTGTCGCCGCCGCCCAGCAGGCGCGCGCTCCTCGACGGCGTCGACGCGTGGCTCGCCGCGGCCGCCGACGGCGAGGTGGACCCGGTCTGGCGCTCCGCGCTCATGCATGGGCATGGCCCGCGGCGGGTCGGCGTCGGCGAGGATGGACATGGACGGACGTGGGCCCGCCCCGCGCATGCTTCGCGGGTGAGCCCCGCGTGGCATTGA